The stretch of DNA TGTTTCTATATTTTGCCTATATTATAGACAAGTCACCCATCCTTATTCTGCCGTCTTTCCGGCCGAAGCGGCTTGTTCAAAGGTTTTGGCGCAAAAATCCCCTTATTCTGCAAGAATAAGGGGAAAACTGTCTATCCTTGCGCCAATTTTTTCAGCGACGCGACTTCGTCGGGAGTTAAACGCCGATACTCTCCTCTTTTCAGACCTGTCAAAGTGAGGAAAGCGTACTTGGTGCGCTTAAGGCTTTTAACCGGATGACCAATGGCTTCAAACATCCGCCTTACCTGGCGATTGCGTCCTTCATGAATGGTGATTTCTACCACCGCCACTTGTTTCACCGGATCAAAATCCAACAAGCGGACAGCAGCCGGGGATGTCATGCCGTCGGAGAGCTTAATGCCCGCCCGCAGCCGGTCAAGCTGCTCCTCATTGGGCAAGCCGGCAATCTTGGAGACATATGTCTTTTTAATTTCGTGGCTAGGATGAGTAAGGGCGTGCGTAAGATCCCCGTCGTTAGTCAATAGCAGTAACCCCTCGGTATTGTAGTCCAGCCGCCCTACCGGATATACCCGTTCAGGAACATCCTTGAGAAGATCAATAACTGTTTTGCGGCCGCGCGGGTCCTTAAGGCTGGTAATAA from Thermosinus carboxydivorans Nor1 encodes:
- a CDS encoding pseudouridine synthase; translated protein: MPERLQKILSQAGIASRRAAEKLILDGRVAVNGKIITELGAKVDWPRDRVTVDGKPIAAEAPVYILLNKPKGVITSLKDPRGRKTVIDLLKDVPERVYPVGRLDYNTEGLLLLTNDGDLTHALTHPSHEIKKTYVSKIAGLPNEEQLDRLRAGIKLSDGMTSPAAVRLLDFDPVKQVAVVEITIHEGRNRQVRRMFEAIGHPVKSLKRTKYAFLTLTGLKRGEYRRLTPDEVASLKKLAQG